The following are from one region of the Odontesthes bonariensis isolate fOdoBon6 chromosome 16, fOdoBon6.hap1, whole genome shotgun sequence genome:
- the sc5d gene encoding lathosterol oxidase, which produces MDLVLNVADYYVLTPYVYPASWPEDGALRQLISLLVVTNLGAAILYLGLGAISYYFVFDHNLMKHPHFLENQVRREMKYAMTSLPWISIPTVALFFAEVRGYSKLYDNVSDSPLGWSGLFLSMISFLLFTDMCIYWIHRFLHHKLIYKMFHKPHHLWKIPTPFASHAFHPVDGFMQGLPYHIYPFFFPLHKVLYLALYVFVNIWTISIHDGDYRVPDSLTTVINGSAHHTDHHLFFDYNYGQYFTLWDRLGGSYRHPSALMGKGPLDLIRKLQAEGKLGDDRAKAKQQVNGHAQREVTCKEE; this is translated from the exons ATGGACCTTGTGCTGAATGTTGCTGACTATTATGTCCTCACTCCATATGTGTACCCTGCATCGTGGCCTGAAGATGGGGCCCTGCGGCAGCTCATCAGCCTCTTGGTGGTGACAAACCTTGGGGCTGCAATCCTGTACCTGGGCCTGGGAGCCATCAGCTACTACTTCGTCTTTGACCACAACCTGATGAAACACCCTCACTTCTTAGAG AATCAGGTAAGGAGAGAAATGAAATATGCGATGACGTCCCTGCCCTGGATCAGCATTCCCACAGTGGCTTTGTTTTTTGCTGAAGTGAGAGGATACAGCAAACTGTACGACAACGTCAGTGACTCCCCGCTGG GTTGGTCTGGGCTTTTCCTGAGTATGATCTCCTTCCTGCTTTTTACGGACATGTGTATCTACTGGATTCACCGCTTCCTGCACCACAAGCTTATTTACAAG ATGTTTCACAAACCGCACCACTTATGGAAGATCCCCACTCCCTTTGCCAGCCATGCCTTTCATCCAGTCGATGGCTTCATGCAGGGACTCCCATACCACATCTACCCCTTCTTCTTCCCCCTTCACAAGGTGCTCTATTTAGCTCTTTACGTTTTCGTCAACATCTGGACCATCTCCATCCATGATGGCGACTATCGTGTTCCTGATTCTCTGACGACTGTCATCAACGGCTCAGCTCACCACACTGACCATCACCTGTTCTTTGACTATAACTATGGTCAGTACTTCACTCTGTGGGACCGCCTGGGAGGCTCCTACAGGCACCCGTCGGCTCTGATGGGGAAGGGTCCCCTCGATCTGATACGGAAACTTCAAGCCGAGGGAAAGTTAGGAGACGACAGAGCAAAGGCCAAACAACAAGTGAACGGACATGCTCAAAGAGAAGTCACATGTAAGGAGGAGTGA
- the plekhb1 gene encoding pleckstrin homology domain-containing family B member 1: MTCIDVRSGLECGGVTPPESNPRENLIVVHLRDGSTLSLCANSEDESLAWKLTLLDTKRNPMFTYDPYDDSYQAVPLNGHHTVYITPGAGPGVHQVVVQRDPFDGFAESVALGLLAGMAAGTAMRSFLWMPFFFC; the protein is encoded by the exons gtgtgACGCCACCAGAGAGTAATCCCAGGGAGAATCTCATTGTGGTTCACCTCAGAGACGGCTCAACACTCAGCCTGTGTGCCAACAGTGAAGACGAATCTCT agCGTGGAAACTGACTCTACTCGACACCAAGAGAAACCCA ATGTTCACATACGACCCATATGATGACTCCTACCAGGCTGTCCCACTTAACGGTCACCACACTGTCTACATTACACCTGGAGCAGGACCTG GAGTCCACCAGGTGGTTGTTCAGAGAGACCCTTTTGATGGCTTTGCAGAGAGTGTTGCACTGGGGTTACTGGCAGGCATGGCTGCAGGGACGGCTATGAGATCCTTCCTCTGGATGCCCTTCTTTTTCTGCTGA